The Brassica napus cultivar Da-Ae unplaced genomic scaffold, Da-Ae ScsIHWf_2531;HRSCAF=3270, whole genome shotgun sequence genome includes a window with the following:
- the LOC106415287 gene encoding LOW QUALITY PROTEIN: rhodanese-like domain-containing protein 6 (The sequence of the model RefSeq protein was modified relative to this genomic sequence to represent the inferred CDS: inserted 4 bases in 4 codons), translating into MGRTSSCGGDGEKQRIEDKEQYGVLLYYKYTSVPDVDELVSFXESSCNSLGLLGRVRLSPHGVNVTVGGKLTALEEHIASAKSNCLFEGTDFKLASCNHPLNDKVSQECGFTSLSIRVVEELVTFSTCPLLKSPDISNAGKHLSAAEFHSVLESAKQTDESGKSENKELVLLDARNLYETRIGKFESENVETLDPEIRQYSDLPTWIDQNAEKLKGKNVLMYCTGGIRCEMASAYIRSKGAGFENTFQLYGGIQRYLEQFPSGGFFKGKNFVFDHRISVGSXKEDIIGCCLLCNNTFDDYSPRCRCRLCRMLVLVCNHCQVKGDEYVCELCRKHGXGQVPLSLDPSKELTPAGDDDTRRKLRILCLHGFRQNASGFKGRTGSLAKKLKNIAELVFIDAPHELQFIYQTATNPPPPLGACNKKFAWLVSPDFDKPSETGWTQCQFDPLQYQNQTEGFDKSLTYLKTVFAEKGPFDGILGFSQGAAMAAAVCGKQEQLVGEIDFRFCVLCSGFTPWPLLEKREQGSIKCPSLHIFGSQPGKDRQIVTQASSDXAGLFDQGCATVIEHDFGHIIPTKSPYIDEIKTFLNQFV; encoded by the exons ATGGGAAGAACGAGCTCGTGTGGTGGCGACGGCGAGAAGCAGAGGATTGAAGATAAAGAGCAATACGGAGTGTTGCTGTACTACAAGTACACATCTGTTCCCGATGTAGACGAGCTCGTTTCCT TTGAATCTAGCTGCAACTCGCTCGGTTTACTCGGCCGAGTCAGGCTCTCCCCTCACGGCGTCAATGTCACC GTTGGTGGGAAATTAACTGCATTGGAGGAACATATTGCTTCCGCAAAGTCGAATTGTTTGTTTGAAGGCACTGACTTTAAGCTTGCATCTTGCAATCATCCCTTGAATGACAAAGTTTCTCAGGAGTGTGGGTTTACATCTCTCTCCATCCGTGTTGTTGAG GAGTTAGTGACCTTTAGTACTTGCCCTCTCTTGAAATCACCAGACATCTCAAACGCTGGAAAGCATCTCTCTGCTGCTGAGTTTCATTCTGTCCTGGAGAGTGCCA AACAAACTGATGAATCCGGGAAGTCTGAGAATAAAGAGCTTGTTTTGCTGGACGCTAGGAACCTGTACGAGACACGGATTGGAAAATTCGAATCAGAGAATGTTGAGACCCTTGATCCTGAGATCAGACAGTACAGTGACTTGCCAACGTGGATTGATCAGAACGCAGAGAAACTGAAGGGAAAAAACGTTCTCAT GTACTGCACTGGTGGAATCAGGTGTGAAATGGCATCTGCCTATATCAGATCTAAAGGCGCAGGTTTTGAGAATACTTTTCAG CTCTATGGTGGCATACAGAGATACCTTGAACAGTTTCCCAGTGGAGGGTTCTTCAAAGGAAAGAACTTTGTGTTTGATCACCG GATCTCAGTTGGGA TCAAAGAGGATATAATAGGCTGCTGCCTTCTCTGCAACAATACCTTTGACGACTATTCTCCACGTTGCCGTTGCAGATTATGCAGGATGCTTGTATTAGTCTGCAATCATTGCCAG GTTAAAGGAGATGAGTATGTGTGTGAGCTGTGCCGAAAACACG AAGGACAAGTCCCTTTGAGTCTTGATCCCTCAAAGGAACTTACCCCTGCAGGTGATGACGATACAAGGAGGAAGCTAAGGATCTTATGCTTACATGGTTTTAGACAGAACGCGTCTGGCTTCAAAGGGAGGACTGGATCACTAGCAAAGAAACTAAAGAACATCGCTGAGCTTGTGTTCATAGATGCACCTCACGAGCTACAGTTCATCTACCAGACTGCTACTAACCCTCCTCCTCCACTTGGGGCATGCAACAAGAAGTTTGCGTGGTTGGTATCACCAGATTTTGACAAGCCAAGTGAAACAGGCTGGACCCAATGCCAGTTTGATCCATTGCAGTATCAGAACCAAACCGAAGGGTTTGACAAATCGTTGACGTATTTGAAGACGGTGTTTGCAGAGAAAGGACCTTTTGATGGCATTCTTGGATTCTCTCAAGGTGCAGCAATGGCTGCAGCTGTATGCGGGAAACAAGAGCAGCTCGTAGGTGAAATAGACTTCAGATTCTGCGTGTTGTGCTCGGGTTTCACACCGTGGCCATTGTTGGAGAAGAGAGAGCAAGGTTCCATCAAGTGCCCTTCACTTCACATTTTTGGAAGCCAGCCTGGAAAAGACAGACAGATTGTGACTCAAGCTAGCTCGG TTGCAGGGTTGTTTGACCAAGGCTGCGCCACTGTTATAGAGCATGACTTTGGCCATATCATTCCTACAAAGTCTCCTTATATTGATGAGATTAAAACTTTTCTTAACCAGTTCGTTTGA